The DNA region TACACGTTCGCCACCGCCGGACTGGTCGCCGACAACCCCGCGACGCTGCGGATCATGGCCGCGGTGATGGCCGCCGGCATGGTCCCGCCGCTGGCGATGGGCCTGGCGACGGTCGTGCGCAAGCGGCTGTTCAGCCCGGTCGAGCAGGAGAACGGCCGCGCCGCGTTCCTGCTGGGCGCGAGCTTCATCTCCGAGGGCGCCATCCCGTTCGCCGCCGCCGACCCGCTGCGCGTGATCCCGTCGATGATGGCCGGCGGCGCCGTGACCGGTGCGCTGATCATGGCGTTCTCCGTGGAGTCGTACGCGCCCCACGGCGGCCTGTTCGTGGTGTTCGCCATCAACCCGGTCTGGGGCTACCTCCTGGCGATCCTCGCCGGGACCCTGGTGGCGTGCGCGGCCGTGGTGGCCGCCAAGACGGCCCGCCGCGACCCCACCCCGACCCCGGTCGCCTCGGCCCAGCCGGTCGCGGCCTGAGGCCGGAGCCTGCACGATGGCGGGAACGTCCCGTCATCGGAACGCCCCACCACCGCGTAGGAGAAGGAGACACCATGCCCAGCACCACCGTCACCGTCGGATCCGCCGAGGGCCTGCACGCCCGCCCGGCGGGGATCATCGCCGAGGCCGCCGAGAAGTACGAGACGGACATCGAGATCGCCTACGGCGAGGAGGAGGCCGACGCCGCCTCCGCCATGCTCATCATGGCCCTCGGGGCCGAGGAGGGCGCCCAGGTCACGGTGAGCGGTGAGAACGCCGACGCGGTGGCCGAGATCGCCGCCCTCATCGAGCAGGACCTCGACGCGGAGTGACCGTCCTCGTCGTCGGATCCGGCGGGTACCTGGGCTCGCGGTTGGTCCCCGCCCTGCTCGCACGCGGCCACCGCGTGCGAGCAGGGGTGTCCGATCCGCGTCGGGCGGTGGAGCACGCCTGGTCGGACCGGGTCGAGACGGTGCACTCCGACGTTCTCGACCCGTCCTGCCTCGCGGACGCCCTCGACGGGGTCGACGACGTGGTGTACCTGGTCCACCGCATGGGCGCCGGCCCCGATTTCCGGCGGGAGGACGCGGCGGGTGCCGTCGCGATGCGCCAGGCGATGGCGGCCGCGGGCACACGGCGGTGCTCCTACGTCTCCGGGCTGGCACCCTCCGGCGGCGATCGACCCGCGTTGTCCCGGCACATGGCGTCCCGGCTCGAGGTGGAGTCGCTGCTGTCCGCCGGGCCCACTCCCGTGTTCACCCTGCGGGCCGGGGTGATCCTCGGTGCCGGCTCGGCGAGCTTCGAGGTCCTGCGCACGCTGTGCGAACTGCTCCCCGTCCAGCCGGTGCCGCGGTGGATGCGCAATCGTAGGGTCGAACCCGTCGCCGAACGCGACGTGGTGGAGGCCCTGTGCCGGTCCCTGGACGGCGAGCCCCGCACCGGCCACGCGGACCTCGGCTGCGGCGAGGCCCTGACCTACCCCGCCCTGCTCGCCCGCTACTCCCGCCTCGCCGGACTGGCCACGGTGCGGGTGCCGGTGCCCGGGCTGCCGTGGGACCTCGTCGCCGCGGGACTCTCGCCCCTGGTGGAACAGGACGGCGCCACGGTCGGCGCACTGATCGAGAGCCTGCAACACGACATGGTGGTCGGCGAACCGGCCACGGGGGTGTTCCCCGAGGGCTGGGTGATGACGGGGGTCGACGAGGCCATCCGTCTCGCGCTCGACGGGGGCCCCGGTCACGGCCCCGGCGGTGGGCCCTGACGGGGTTTTCCCCGCGCATCGGCTGCCGGACCGGCTATCATTGACACATGTCAACCGGTGCGGGGCGGCGCTGCCGTGCCCCGGCACCGACTCCACGAACAGAAACCATGAGGTCGAGCCCGCGATGACGCCTTCCGTCGCCCCCGGTCGTGAGCCGCTGTTCCGCCCCCTCGCGGTCCGCTCCCTCGCGCTGTCCAACCGCCTCGTCATGTCCCCCATGACCCGCATGGGCTGCCCAGGCGGCCTGCCCGACGAGGTCAACCGCGACTACTACGCCGCCCGCGCGGCCGGCGGGACCGGGCTCGTCGTCACCGAGGGGATCGGCGTGGACCACCCGACCTCGGTCGACCACTCGGGGATCCCCCGCCTGGACACGCCGGAATCCGTGGCGGCCTGGCGCGTGGTCACCGATGCCGTCCACGCCGCCGGCGGGCGGATCATCGCCCAGCTGTGGCACGTCGGTCCGCTCTGGGGCGCCAACGCCCGCTTCGACCGCGATCACCGCGACCGGCTGATGGAGATGCACCCCATGCGCCCGTCCGGCCGATGGGGCACGCCGGGCGTCACCACGTACTCCGAGCGCAGCGTCGCCCGGTGGTCGCCCGAGGTCGCACCCATGACCGACGGCGACATCACCGAGGTGATCGACGCGTTCGCCCGCTCCGCCCGACTGGCGATCGACGCCGGGTTCGACGGCGTGACGCTGCACGGCGGCCACGGCTACCTGCTCGACGCGTTCGTCTGGGCCGACACCAACCGCCGCACCGACGACTGGGGCGGTGACCTGGCCGCGCGCAGCCGTTTCCCCGCAGCCGTGGTCGCGGCGGTCCGTGGGGCGATCGGCCCCGAGGCGCCGCTGTTCTACCGGTTCTCGCAGCACACACAGCAGGACTACACCGTCCGCAAGGCGGCCACTCCCGATGAACTGGGCGTCTACCTGGGTGCGCTCACCGAGGCGGGCGCCGACCTGTTCGACGCCTCGACCAGGCGGTTCAGCGACCCGGCCTTCCCCGACCTGGGAGGCGACGACGGCGAGGTGACCCTGGCCGGGTGGGCCCGCAGGCTCACCGGCAAGCCGAGCGGCGCGGTGGGCGGGGTGGGGATCGGGACGTCCCTGCGCGAGCAGAAGTCGGGCACGCCCGCGATCGCAGCAGACAACATCGACGCGGTCGTGGAGTGCCTGGAGCGCGGCGAGTTCGACCTCATCTCCGTGGGCCGACTCCACCTGGCCGACCCCGCGATCGCCCGGGTCCTGCGCGGCGCCGGGCCGCTGCCGGAGTTCGTCCGCGAGGTCCACGAGATGCCGTTGCGCGCGCCCGCCTGACCCGGCGTGCGGGTTTCCGGCGGCGAGAAACGAACCCTGGCCGGCCCGTTGAATCGGGACTAGCCTTCGGCCATGACCGTCACCGATGAACTGCTCGAGGCCGCCAGGGCCTACCAGGCCGGGTTCGACAAGGGCGATCTGCCCATGCCCCCCGGCCGCAAGATCGCCGTGGTCGCCTGCATGGACGCCCGCCTCAACCCCTACGGCCTGCTGGGCCTGACCGAGGGCGACGCCCACGTCATCCGCAACGCCGGCGGGGTCGTCACCGACGACGTCCTGCGCTCGCTGACGATCAGCCAACGCCTCCTCGGCACCGAGGAGATCGTCCTGATCCACCACACGG from Dietzia sp. B32 includes:
- a CDS encoding HPr family phosphocarrier protein, whose translation is MPSTTVTVGSAEGLHARPAGIIAEAAEKYETDIEIAYGEEEADAASAMLIMALGAEEGAQVTVSGENADAVAEIAALIEQDLDAE
- a CDS encoding 12-oxophytodienoate reductase → MTPSVAPGREPLFRPLAVRSLALSNRLVMSPMTRMGCPGGLPDEVNRDYYAARAAGGTGLVVTEGIGVDHPTSVDHSGIPRLDTPESVAAWRVVTDAVHAAGGRIIAQLWHVGPLWGANARFDRDHRDRLMEMHPMRPSGRWGTPGVTTYSERSVARWSPEVAPMTDGDITEVIDAFARSARLAIDAGFDGVTLHGGHGYLLDAFVWADTNRRTDDWGGDLAARSRFPAAVVAAVRGAIGPEAPLFYRFSQHTQQDYTVRKAATPDELGVYLGALTEAGADLFDASTRRFSDPAFPDLGGDDGEVTLAGWARRLTGKPSGAVGGVGIGTSLREQKSGTPAIAADNIDAVVECLERGEFDLISVGRLHLADPAIARVLRGAGPLPEFVREVHEMPLRAPA
- a CDS encoding NAD(P)H-binding protein codes for the protein MTVLVVGSGGYLGSRLVPALLARGHRVRAGVSDPRRAVEHAWSDRVETVHSDVLDPSCLADALDGVDDVVYLVHRMGAGPDFRREDAAGAVAMRQAMAAAGTRRCSYVSGLAPSGGDRPALSRHMASRLEVESLLSAGPTPVFTLRAGVILGAGSASFEVLRTLCELLPVQPVPRWMRNRRVEPVAERDVVEALCRSLDGEPRTGHADLGCGEALTYPALLARYSRLAGLATVRVPVPGLPWDLVAAGLSPLVEQDGATVGALIESLQHDMVVGEPATGVFPEGWVMTGVDEAIRLALDGGPGHGPGGGP
- a CDS encoding carbonic anhydrase, with amino-acid sequence MTVTDELLEAARAYQAGFDKGDLPMPPGRKIAVVACMDARLNPYGLLGLTEGDAHVIRNAGGVVTDDVLRSLTISQRLLGTEEIVLIHHTDCGMLTFRDDDFKDRVQADTGLRPRWAPESFPEPEADVRQSIARVESDPFLLHATAVRGFVYDVGTGELREVARD